Proteins encoded in a region of the Candidatus Methanoperedens sp. genome:
- a CDS encoding 2-oxoacid:ferredoxin oxidoreductase subunit beta has protein sequence MALKMADYKTPLFNDWCPGCGNFGILTAVQMTLADMQLEPSRVAIFSGIGCHGKLPHWINAYGVHTLHGRELPFAIGAKLAAPELEVIAVGGDGDGLGIGAGHFVNTGRRNVDMTYLIHDNGVYGLTKGQASPTLKLGVQTKALPRPNINEGINPIALALASGYTFIARGYAYDVSHLKETIKKAISHRGMALVVIQQPCPTYNNINTKEWYGGEDRKDPATGKPVPRLYKLEETGYDGVVHKQDETVAKTIAAMTKAQEWGDRIPMGVFYQNELVSTYQERISQRIANYLEAPPSKQIISDAEGKTATTLRKMLEELKVTG, from the coding sequence ATGGCGCTTAAGATGGCAGATTATAAAACCCCTCTTTTCAATGATTGGTGCCCGGGATGCGGGAATTTCGGGATACTCACAGCCGTGCAGATGACGCTGGCCGATATGCAGTTGGAACCATCGAGGGTGGCCATATTCTCAGGAATTGGATGCCACGGAAAGCTTCCACACTGGATCAACGCTTATGGTGTCCATACGCTGCATGGAAGGGAGCTGCCCTTTGCCATAGGAGCAAAACTTGCGGCCCCTGAACTTGAAGTGATAGCCGTGGGGGGTGACGGCGACGGGCTTGGGATCGGCGCAGGGCATTTTGTCAATACAGGCAGGAGGAACGTGGATATGACCTACCTCATCCATGATAACGGCGTCTACGGCCTGACGAAAGGGCAGGCTTCGCCCACGCTCAAGCTGGGTGTGCAGACCAAAGCGCTTCCGAGACCCAATATAAACGAGGGCATTAATCCCATTGCTCTTGCTCTTGCATCAGGTTACACCTTCATAGCCAGAGGGTATGCGTATGACGTTTCCCACCTCAAGGAAACCATAAAAAAAGCTATCTCTCATCGCGGGATGGCTCTGGTTGTCATCCAGCAGCCCTGTCCAACTTACAATAACATAAACACCAAAGAATGGTATGGGGGGGAAGACCGCAAGGACCCTGCGACCGGAAAACCTGTTCCAAGGCTGTACAAGCTTGAGGAAACAGGCTATGACGGCGTGGTGCACAAACAGGATGAGACGGTTGCAAAAACAATTGCCGCAATGACAAAGGCGCAGGAATGGGGAGACAGGATCCCGATGGGAGTGTTTTATCAGAACGAGCTTGTGTCAACTTACCAGGAACGGATCTCACAGAGGATAGCGAATTATCTTGAAGCACCTCCCTCAAAGCAGATTATCAGTGATGCGGAAGGAAAAACAGCAACGACCTTGAGAAAAATGCTGGAAGAGCTGAAAGTAACGGGTTAG
- a CDS encoding 2-oxoacid:ferredoxin oxidoreductase subunit alpha, translating to MVTDEFIWMAGGPQGSGVDSSANIFARACCYGGLNVFGQREYHSNIKGMHSYFHIRVSTKELKAIAGHADLLCAFDADSVVRHIWDVVPGGGIICDAEAAGKQISEIPTLSASFREEFQKVVDEKGIKPQTVGDLLAEAKKNNIKIYPMPFLELLKQIGKEIGEDKLSKLVIMTNILAVGASFGLVNYDKKYVGMAIEKIFGRKAQLIKSNILAFNIAYDYAVEHFKDFGVKLDAVKTDEKRIFLQGTQAVALGKLAGGCRFQSYYPITPAGDESEYLEENQVFELERSAITQGSILVIQTEDEIAAINMASGAALTGARAATSTSGPGFSLMAEGLGWAGLNEVPTVISYYQRGGPSTGLPTRHGQDDLRFAIHASHGEFPRIILCSGDIEECFYDAARAFNYAERYQTPVIHLTDKAIANSSKSCRTLDPGLIKIERGELLSEADVRGKEYKRFKFTESGISPRLPLGTPGAVFWNTGDEHNESGHITENPMARTRMLEKRMKKLELADREIPVQERVNFFGDEDAPATIVSWGSPKGAILEAMERLRSEGHKLNFLQVRIPNPLPKDYIAGVLGKARKKIMVEGNYSAQMAGVIKEKTGISMDYFVLKWNGRPMTSDEVYDSLLLILNDKAPARQVLNYGA from the coding sequence ATGGTTACTGATGAGTTTATATGGATGGCAGGCGGACCGCAGGGGAGCGGGGTGGACTCAAGCGCCAACATTTTTGCACGGGCCTGCTGCTACGGAGGGCTGAATGTCTTCGGACAGAGGGAATATCATTCCAACATCAAAGGAATGCACAGCTACTTTCACATTCGAGTCTCCACGAAAGAATTAAAAGCCATTGCAGGTCATGCTGATCTTCTCTGCGCCTTTGATGCTGACAGCGTTGTGAGGCATATTTGGGACGTAGTCCCTGGCGGGGGGATTATCTGCGACGCAGAAGCGGCGGGAAAACAAATATCCGAAATCCCGACACTCTCTGCATCTTTTCGGGAAGAATTCCAGAAAGTCGTTGATGAGAAAGGGATTAAGCCCCAGACTGTTGGAGACCTGCTTGCTGAAGCCAAGAAGAACAACATAAAGATTTACCCAATGCCATTCCTTGAGCTTCTGAAACAGATAGGAAAAGAGATTGGTGAAGATAAACTCAGCAAGCTTGTGATAATGACAAACATTCTGGCAGTAGGAGCATCCTTCGGCCTCGTTAATTATGATAAAAAATATGTTGGGATGGCTATCGAAAAGATATTTGGCAGGAAGGCCCAACTTATCAAATCGAATATTCTTGCCTTCAATATTGCATATGATTATGCGGTGGAGCATTTCAAAGATTTCGGGGTCAAACTTGACGCTGTTAAAACAGATGAAAAGCGAATATTCCTGCAGGGCACACAGGCCGTGGCCCTGGGAAAGCTGGCAGGAGGCTGTCGGTTCCAGAGCTATTATCCTATCACACCTGCTGGTGATGAGAGTGAATATCTGGAAGAGAACCAGGTATTCGAGTTAGAGCGATCAGCCATCACGCAGGGTTCCATCCTCGTTATCCAGACGGAAGATGAGATAGCAGCGATTAATATGGCTTCAGGCGCTGCCCTTACGGGCGCAAGGGCCGCGACGAGCACTTCAGGTCCAGGATTCTCATTAATGGCGGAAGGCCTGGGCTGGGCAGGTCTCAATGAAGTCCCAACCGTTATCAGTTATTATCAGCGCGGCGGCCCTTCCACCGGACTTCCGACAAGGCACGGACAGGATGACCTCAGGTTCGCCATTCACGCATCGCACGGTGAATTCCCCAGGATCATCCTGTGCTCGGGCGACATTGAAGAATGCTTCTATGATGCCGCGCGAGCCTTCAACTATGCGGAACGTTACCAGACACCTGTGATTCATCTAACGGACAAAGCCATTGCCAACAGCAGTAAAAGCTGCAGGACATTAGACCCGGGTCTCATAAAAATAGAGCGCGGTGAGTTGCTCTCGGAAGCGGATGTCAGGGGCAAGGAGTACAAGCGCTTTAAGTTCACGGAATCCGGTATTTCACCGAGGCTGCCGCTTGGGACTCCGGGCGCAGTATTCTGGAACACGGGTGACGAGCATAATGAATCAGGTCACATCACTGAAAATCCCATGGCCAGGACACGAATGCTTGAGAAACGCATGAAAAAACTTGAGCTGGCGGACAGGGAAATTCCCGTTCAGGAGAGGGTTAATTTCTTCGGCGACGAAGATGCACCCGCAACCATCGTCAGCTGGGGGTCACCAAAGGGAGCGATCCTGGAAGCAATGGAAAGACTTCGGAGCGAGGGACACAAATTGAACTTCCTGCAGGTTCGGATTCCAAATCCTCTGCCAAAAGATTACATTGCAGGGGTACTGGGAAAAGCCCGGAAGAAAATCATGGTGGAAGGTAATTATTCAGCCCAGATGGCAGGAGTGATCAAAGAAAAGACAGGCATATCGATGGATTATTTTGTGCTGAAATGGAACGGAAGACCCATGACTTCAGATGAGGTCTATGATTCGCTTCTCCTTATCCTTAACGATAAAGCGCCGGCAAGGCAGGTGTTGAATTATGGCGCTTAA